One region of Sulfuriroseicoccus oceanibius genomic DNA includes:
- the trxA gene encoding thioredoxin translates to MSNEHTITGTEANFASEVVESDVPVLVDFWAEWCGPCKMISPVLDQIATDVAGKAKVVKVNVDENRALAGQFNVTSIPMMLFFKDGEVKDTVVGAGTPKDALQQKLEALA, encoded by the coding sequence ATGTCGAACGAACACACAATTACAGGTACCGAAGCCAATTTCGCTTCTGAAGTCGTTGAATCCGATGTCCCGGTTCTCGTGGACTTCTGGGCAGAGTGGTGCGGACCATGCAAAATGATCTCGCCTGTCCTCGACCAGATCGCTACCGACGTGGCGGGCAAGGCCAAGGTGGTGAAGGTGAACGTTGATGAGAACCGCGCACTCGCCGGTCAGTTCAACGTGACCTCGATCCCAATGATGCTCTTCTTCAAGGACGGCGAAGTGAAGGACACCGTGGTCGGTGCCGGCACTCCTAAAGACGCCCTCCAGCAGAAGCTTGAGGCATTGGCATAA